A genomic region of Nymphaea colorata isolate Beijing-Zhang1983 chromosome 2, ASM883128v2, whole genome shotgun sequence contains the following coding sequences:
- the LOC116247368 gene encoding uncharacterized protein LOC116247368 isoform X4 translates to MTKNSERNPGSCRTMANSSKWRAAMERQEGPTNPGGTNLPVRADKCGGHRQDLCGCARPLFLGGAPPLMTPPATARRSPDAPRVDPTVALISVALMTTFLDVALVILKEVHPPNPQWYDKLFAWAMEHLMEFHRKKAGEGLPAEDCSMDFVVGTLVLCSVKDVRATLEEVLRVLKPGGRFIFLEHVAALDGTPLRLLQGILNPLQKFFADGCHLNRETGKEISKAGFSDVDLNMSFVPGLALLSPHVYGVAIK, encoded by the exons ATGACGAAGAATTCCGAGAGGAATCCAGGTTCCTGCCGAACGATGGCGAACAGTTCCAAGTGGAGGGCGGCGATGGAGCGTCAAGAGGGCCCGACGAACCCCGGAGGTACCAACCTTCCCGTCAGGGCGGACAAATGTGGAGGTCACCGTCAGGATCTCTGTGGGTGCGCCCGGCCACTCTTCCTCGGCGGCGCTCCTCCCCTGATGACTCCTCCCGCCACGGCACGCCGTTCACCCGATGCTCCCCGCGTCGACCCAACG GTAGCTTTGATTAGCGTGGCCTTGATGACCACATTTCTTGATGTTGCATTG GTTATACTGAAGGAGGTTCATCCACCAAACCCTCAATGGTACGACAAATTGTTTGCTTGGGCAATGGAACATCTTATGGAGTTCCACCGGAAAAAG GCTGGAGAAGGTTTGCCTGCTGAAGATTGTAGCATGGATTTTGTCGTTGGAACACTTGTATTATGTTCTGTGAAAGATGTTCGTGCGACCCTAGAAG AGGTGCTGCGAGTGCTAAAGCCTGGTGGGCGgttcatttttttggaacatgtcGCTGCTCTAG ATGGCACACCACTAAGGCTCCTCCAAGGCATCCTTAATCCCCTACAGAAGTTCTTTGCCGATGGGTGCCATTTGAACAgagaaacaggaaaagaaatCTCTAAAGCTGGATTCTCAGATGTGGACCTTAACATGTCTTTTGTGCCTGGTCTCGCTTTGCTCAGCCCTCATGTGTATGGTGTGGCAATCAAATAG
- the LOC116247369 gene encoding uncharacterized protein LOC116247369 produces MGSLNCLRSLGLSGNPSPCRTMTKSFKWNPTSCRTLSKSSKTMTTMESRKVPTNPSGADFPIAADKCQSLCGCGRRLFLGGAPLLMTPPATARRPPDGPRVDPTVILNEVHPPKPQWYDELYAWAMENLMESYKMKISGYKEQLFKDLEGETRKVLELGIGTGPNIQYYATGPDVTVYGVDPNKQMEKYAKAAALRAGLPPSNFYFTQAVGEGLPAEDCSMDVVVGTLVLCSVKDVNATLEEVLRVLKPGGRFIFLEHVAAPDGTPLRLLQGILNPLQKFVADGCHLNRETGKEISKAGFSDLDLNMSFVPGLSFLSPHVYGVAIK; encoded by the exons atgggttCCTTGAATTGTTTACGGAGCTTGGGATTGTCTGGGAATCCAAGTCCCTGCCGAACGATGACGAAGAGTTTCAAGTGGAACCCAACTTCTTGCCGAACGTTGTCGAAGAGTTCCAAGACGATGACCACGATGGAGAGTCGCAAGGTCCCGACGAATCCCAGCGGCGCCGACTTTCCCATTGCGGCGGACAAATGTCAGAGCCTTTGTGGGTGCGGCCGGCGACTCTTCCTTGGCGGCGCTCCGCTCCTGATGACTCCTCCCGCCACGGCACGCCGGCCACCCGATGGCCCCCGCGTCGATCCAACG GTTATACTGAACGAGGTTCATCCCCCAAAGCCTCAATGGTACGACGAACTGTATGCTTGGGCAATGGAAAATCTTATGGAGTCCTACAAGATGAAG ATTTCAGGATACAAGGAACAACTTTTCAAGGATTTGGAAGGTGAAACTAGAAAGGTGTTGGAACTAGGTATTGGGACGGGGCCAAATATTCAATATTATGCTACTGGTCCAGATGTTACTGTATATGGAGTAGATCCAAATAAGCAAATGGAAAAATATGCAAAGGCGGCGGCACTAAGGGCAGGGCTACCACCATCAAACTTTTACTTCACGCAAGCG GTTGGAGAAGGTTTGCCTGCTGAAGATTGCAGCATGGATGTTGTTGTTGGAACACTTGTGCTATGTTCTGTGAAAGATGTTAATGCGACCCTAGAAG AGGTGCTGCGAGTGCTAAAGCCTGGTGGACGGTTCATCTTTTTGGAACATGTGGCTGCTCCAG ATGGCACACCACTAAGGCTCCTCCAAGGCATCCTTAATCCTCTACAGAAATTCGTCGCCGATGGGTGCCATTTGAACAgagaaacaggaaaagaaatCTCTAAAGCTGGATTCTCAGATTTGGACCTTAACATGTCTTTTGTGCCTGGTCTCTCTTTCCTCAGCCCTCATGTGTACGGTGTGGCAATCAAATAG
- the LOC116247604 gene encoding RNA-binding KH domain-containing protein RCF3-like isoform X2 codes for MAGQRYNSGKRSYHQVDSTMNENGRGKRRHSGDERDQYVPGPEDTVYRYLCQGRKIGSIIGRGGEIVKQLRAESQAKIRIGETVPGCDERMVTIFSSRNRNNETEAEEEEMNFLCPAQDALFRVHDRIVADETPGEEESDPENRIVTARMLVPADQIGCIIGKGGQIIQNMRSETGAQIRILKNDQLPSCAMNSDELLQISGDQSVVRKALYQVSSRLHDNPSRSQTMLFSSTNMYPAGGQFMGPNTPNPIMGIAPLLAPFGGYKGDGGGDWSLGSSNPFFPAPVVRDENSAREFGLRLVCPTGYIGGVIGKGGGIIKQIRQESGAIIKVESSTAEEDCIISVSAREFFEDPVSATIDAAVRLQPRCSEKIERESGELSYTTRLLVPTARIGCLIGKGGSIITEMRRLTRANIRIFSKENLPKVASEDDEMVQISGELDVARNALVQVAMRLKANCFEREGALPSFSSAVPYLPMAGGPPEPIKYGGMTDAKSYGRGYSYPSGGSYGGHSDLPRSETYESYAGSQAGNVGGYGSYGGYTSGRSGSSG; via the exons ATGGCCGGTCAGAGATACAACTCTGGTAAGCGATCTTATCATCAAGTAGATTCGACCATGAATGAAAATGGCCGCGGCAAGAGGAGACATTCAGGGGACGAAAGAGATCAGTATGTCCCTGGACCAGAGGACACTGTTTACCGTTATTTGTGCCAAGGGAGGAAGATTGGGAGTATTATTGGCAGGGGGGGTGAGATTGTTAAGCAATTGAGGGCTGAAAGTCAGGCAAAAATTCGTATTGGTGAAACAGTTCCAGGATGCGATGAGCGTATGGTGACCATATTTAGTTCTCGAAATCGGAATAATGAGACTGAAGCTGAGGAAGAGGAGATGAACTTTCTTTGTCCTGCACAAGATGCCCTTTTCCGGGTACACGATAGGATTGTTGCTGATGAGACACCTGGAGAGGAAGAGTCTGACCCTGAAAACCGAATCGTTACAGCTCGCATGCTTGTACCTGCTGATCAAATTGGATGCATTATTGGAAAGGGAGGGCAAATCATTCAGAACATGCGAAGTGAAACAGGCGCTCAGATTCGCATCTTGAAGAATGACCAGCTTCCTTCATGTGCGATGAACTCTGATGAACTTCTTCAG ATATCTGGAGACCAATCTGTTGTTAGAAAGGCACTCTATCAGGTTTCATCACGTCTGCATGATAATCCTTCGAGGTCACAGACCATGCTGTTTTCAAGCACAAACATGTATCCTGCTGGCGGCCAGTTTATGGGTCCTAACACACCTAACCCGATCATGGGCATTGCTCCTCTTTTAGCTCCTTTTGGTGGGTACAAGGGCGATGGTGGAGGGGATTGGTCACTTGGATCATCCAATCCCTTCTTTCCTGCTCCAGTTGTTAGGGATGAGAATTCTGCTAGGGAATTTGGTCTCCGTTTGGTATGCCCCACTGGCTATATTGGTGGTGTTATTGGAAAAGGTGGTGGTATTATTAAGCAGATAAGACAGGAGTCTGGAGCAATTATAAAAGTCGAGAGCTCTACCGCTGAAGAGGATTGTATAATATCGGTCTCAGCTCGGGAG TTCTTTGAGGATCCTGTATCAGCCACTATTGATGCTGCTGTTAGGCTTCAGCCAAGATGTAGTGAGAAGATTGAACGAGAATCCGGTGAGCTTTCATATACCACTCGCCTCCTTGTGCCAACTGCCCGCATAGGGTGCTTGATCGGCAAAGGTGGGTCAATCATAACTGAGATGCGGAGATTGACGAGGGCTAATATTCGTATATTTTCCAAGGAAAATCTCCCAAAGGTTGCTTCTGAAGATGATGAAATGGTGCAG ATAAGTGGGGAGCTTGATGTTGCTCGGAATGCCCTGGTTCAAGTGGCAATGCGGCTGAAGGCTAATTGTTTCGAAAGGGAAGGTGCACTGCCTTCATTCTCTTCTGCTGTTCCGTATCTTCCAATGGCAGGGGGTCCTCCTGAACCTATAAAATATGGGGGAATGACAGATGCTAAATCTTATGGAAGGGGATACTCTTATCCTAGTGGAGGTTCTTATGGAGGTCATAGTGATCTGCCCCGTTCTGAAACTTATGAAAGCTATGCAGGCAGCCAG GCTGGAAATGTCGGTGGTTATGGATCATATGGCGGATATACATCAGGCCGGTCAGGTAGTTCAGG CTGA
- the LOC116247368 gene encoding uncharacterized protein LOC116247368 isoform X2, producing MTKNSERNPGSCRTMANSSKWRAAMERQEGPTNPGGTNLPVRADKCGGHRQDLCGCARPLFLGGAPPLMTPPATARRSPDAPRVDPTVALISVALMTTFLDVALVILKEVHPPNPQWYDKLFAWAMEHLMEFHRKKISGYKEKLFNSLEGENKKVLELGIGTGPNIGYYANVPNVTVYGVDPNKQMEKYAKAAALRAGLPPSNFYFTQAAGEGLPAEDCSMDFVVGTLVLCSVKDVRATLEEVLRVLKPGGRFIFLEHVAALDGTPLRLLQGILNPLQKFFADGCHLNRETGKEISKAGFSDVDLNMSFVPGLALLSPHVYGVAIK from the exons ATGACGAAGAATTCCGAGAGGAATCCAGGTTCCTGCCGAACGATGGCGAACAGTTCCAAGTGGAGGGCGGCGATGGAGCGTCAAGAGGGCCCGACGAACCCCGGAGGTACCAACCTTCCCGTCAGGGCGGACAAATGTGGAGGTCACCGTCAGGATCTCTGTGGGTGCGCCCGGCCACTCTTCCTCGGCGGCGCTCCTCCCCTGATGACTCCTCCCGCCACGGCACGCCGTTCACCCGATGCTCCCCGCGTCGACCCAACG GTAGCTTTGATTAGCGTGGCCTTGATGACCACATTTCTTGATGTTGCATTG GTTATACTGAAGGAGGTTCATCCACCAAACCCTCAATGGTACGACAAATTGTTTGCTTGGGCAATGGAACATCTTATGGAGTTCCACCGGAAAAAG ATTTCAGGATACAAGGAAAAACTCTTCAACAGTTTAGAAGGTGAAAATAAAAAGGTCTTGGAGCTAGGTATTGGGACAGGGCCAAATATTGGATATTATGCTAATGTGCCAAATGTTACCGTATATGGAGTAGACCCAAATAAGCAAATGGAAAAATATGCAAAGGCGGCAGCACTAAGGGCAGGACTACCACCATCAAACTTTTACTTCACACAGGCG GCTGGAGAAGGTTTGCCTGCTGAAGATTGTAGCATGGATTTTGTCGTTGGAACACTTGTATTATGTTCTGTGAAAGATGTTCGTGCGACCCTAGAAG AGGTGCTGCGAGTGCTAAAGCCTGGTGGGCGgttcatttttttggaacatgtcGCTGCTCTAG ATGGCACACCACTAAGGCTCCTCCAAGGCATCCTTAATCCCCTACAGAAGTTCTTTGCCGATGGGTGCCATTTGAACAgagaaacaggaaaagaaatCTCTAAAGCTGGATTCTCAGATGTGGACCTTAACATGTCTTTTGTGCCTGGTCTCGCTTTGCTCAGCCCTCATGTGTATGGTGTGGCAATCAAATAG
- the LOC116247368 gene encoding uncharacterized protein LOC116247368 isoform X3: MTKNSERNPGSCRTMANSSKWRAAMERQEGPTNPGGTNLPVRADKCGGHRQDLCGCARPLFLGGAPPLMTPPATARRSPDAPRVDPTVILKEVHPPNPQWYDKLFAWAMEHLMEFHRKKISGYKEKLFNSLEGENKKVLELGIGTGPNIGYYANVPNVTVYGVDPNKQMEKYAKAAALRAGLPPSNFYFTQAAGEGLPAEDCSMDFVVGTLVLCSVKDVRATLEEVLRVLKPGGRFIFLEHVAALDGTPLRLLQGILNPLQKFFADGCHLNRETGKEISKAGFSDVDLNMSFVPGLALLSPHVYGVAIK, translated from the exons ATGACGAAGAATTCCGAGAGGAATCCAGGTTCCTGCCGAACGATGGCGAACAGTTCCAAGTGGAGGGCGGCGATGGAGCGTCAAGAGGGCCCGACGAACCCCGGAGGTACCAACCTTCCCGTCAGGGCGGACAAATGTGGAGGTCACCGTCAGGATCTCTGTGGGTGCGCCCGGCCACTCTTCCTCGGCGGCGCTCCTCCCCTGATGACTCCTCCCGCCACGGCACGCCGTTCACCCGATGCTCCCCGCGTCGACCCAACG GTTATACTGAAGGAGGTTCATCCACCAAACCCTCAATGGTACGACAAATTGTTTGCTTGGGCAATGGAACATCTTATGGAGTTCCACCGGAAAAAG ATTTCAGGATACAAGGAAAAACTCTTCAACAGTTTAGAAGGTGAAAATAAAAAGGTCTTGGAGCTAGGTATTGGGACAGGGCCAAATATTGGATATTATGCTAATGTGCCAAATGTTACCGTATATGGAGTAGACCCAAATAAGCAAATGGAAAAATATGCAAAGGCGGCAGCACTAAGGGCAGGACTACCACCATCAAACTTTTACTTCACACAGGCG GCTGGAGAAGGTTTGCCTGCTGAAGATTGTAGCATGGATTTTGTCGTTGGAACACTTGTATTATGTTCTGTGAAAGATGTTCGTGCGACCCTAGAAG AGGTGCTGCGAGTGCTAAAGCCTGGTGGGCGgttcatttttttggaacatgtcGCTGCTCTAG ATGGCACACCACTAAGGCTCCTCCAAGGCATCCTTAATCCCCTACAGAAGTTCTTTGCCGATGGGTGCCATTTGAACAgagaaacaggaaaagaaatCTCTAAAGCTGGATTCTCAGATGTGGACCTTAACATGTCTTTTGTGCCTGGTCTCGCTTTGCTCAGCCCTCATGTGTATGGTGTGGCAATCAAATAG
- the LOC116247368 gene encoding uncharacterized protein LOC116247368 isoform X1, with product MALRRKAKTGRDYVAPMKRGKKKKKIVEIVKVGGFCSACCPSSRGPVDDSLQKRRARERDGFLELFAGLGIHRESKSLLNDDEEFREESRFLPNDGEQFQVEGGDGASRGPDEPRRYQPSRQGGQMWRSPSGSLWVRPATLPRRRSSPDDSSRHGTPFTRCSPRRPNGYTEGGSSTKPSMVRQIVCLGNGTSYGVPPEKGYKEKLFNSLEGENKKVLELGIGTGPNIGYYANVPNVTVYGVDPNKQMEKYAKAAALRAGLPPSNFYFTQAAGEGLPAEDCSMDFVVGTLVLCSVKDVRATLEEVLRVLKPGGRFIFLEHVAALDGTPLRLLQGILNPLQKFFADGCHLNRETGKEISKAGFSDVDLNMSFVPGLALLSPHVYGVAIK from the exons ATGGCTTTGAGAAGGAAAGCGAAAACGGGGAGGGACTATGTTGCCCCGATGAAACgaggtaaaaagaaaaaaaaaatcgttgaGATAGTGAAGGTCGGAGGTTTTTGTTCAGCTTGTTGTCCCTCTTCTCGTGGGCCTGTCGATGATTCCCTGCAAAAGCGGCGggccagagagagagatggcttcCTTGAATTGTTTGCAGGGCTTGGGATTCACAGGGAATCCAAATCCCTGCTGAACGATGACGAAGAATTCCGAGAGGAATCCAGGTTCCTGCCGAACGATGGCGAACAGTTCCAAGTGGAGGGCGGCGATGGAGCGTCAAGAGGGCCCGACGAACCCCGGAGGTACCAACCTTCCCGTCAGGGCGGACAAATGTGGAGGTCACCGTCAGGATCTCTGTGGGTGCGCCCGGCCACTCTTCCTCGGCGGCGCTCCTCCCCTGATGACTCCTCCCGCCACGGCACGCCGTTCACCCGATGCTCCCCGCGTCGACCCAACG GTTATACTGAAGGAGGTTCATCCACCAAACCCTCAATGGTACGACAAATTGTTTGCTTGGGCAATGGAACATCTTATGGAGTTCCACCGGAAAAAG GATACAAGGAAAAACTCTTCAACAGTTTAGAAGGTGAAAATAAAAAGGTCTTGGAGCTAGGTATTGGGACAGGGCCAAATATTGGATATTATGCTAATGTGCCAAATGTTACCGTATATGGAGTAGACCCAAATAAGCAAATGGAAAAATATGCAAAGGCGGCAGCACTAAGGGCAGGACTACCACCATCAAACTTTTACTTCACACAGGCG GCTGGAGAAGGTTTGCCTGCTGAAGATTGTAGCATGGATTTTGTCGTTGGAACACTTGTATTATGTTCTGTGAAAGATGTTCGTGCGACCCTAGAAG AGGTGCTGCGAGTGCTAAAGCCTGGTGGGCGgttcatttttttggaacatgtcGCTGCTCTAG ATGGCACACCACTAAGGCTCCTCCAAGGCATCCTTAATCCCCTACAGAAGTTCTTTGCCGATGGGTGCCATTTGAACAgagaaacaggaaaagaaatCTCTAAAGCTGGATTCTCAGATGTGGACCTTAACATGTCTTTTGTGCCTGGTCTCGCTTTGCTCAGCCCTCATGTGTATGGTGTGGCAATCAAATAG
- the LOC116247604 gene encoding RNA-binding KH domain-containing protein RCF3-like isoform X1, protein MAGQRYNSGKRSYHQVDSTMNENGRGKRRHSGDERDQYVPGPEDTVYRYLCQGRKIGSIIGRGGEIVKQLRAESQAKIRIGETVPGCDERMVTIFSSRNRNNETEAEEEEMNFLCPAQDALFRVHDRIVADETPGEEESDPENRIVTARMLVPADQIGCIIGKGGQIIQNMRSETGAQIRILKNDQLPSCAMNSDELLQISGDQSVVRKALYQVSSRLHDNPSRSQTMLFSSTNMYPAGGQFMGPNTPNPIMGIAPLLAPFGGYKGDGGGDWSLGSSNPFFPAPVVRDENSAREFGLRLVCPTGYIGGVIGKGGGIIKQIRQESGAIIKVESSTAEEDCIISVSAREFFEDPVSATIDAAVRLQPRCSEKIERESGELSYTTRLLVPTARIGCLIGKGGSIITEMRRLTRANIRIFSKENLPKVASEDDEMVQISGELDVARNALVQVAMRLKANCFEREGALPSFSSAVPYLPMAGGPPEPIKYGGMTDAKSYGRGYSYPSGGSYGGHSDLPRSETYESYAGSQAGNVGGYGSYGGYTSGRSGSSGISGQTPVSHGKHGY, encoded by the exons ATGGCCGGTCAGAGATACAACTCTGGTAAGCGATCTTATCATCAAGTAGATTCGACCATGAATGAAAATGGCCGCGGCAAGAGGAGACATTCAGGGGACGAAAGAGATCAGTATGTCCCTGGACCAGAGGACACTGTTTACCGTTATTTGTGCCAAGGGAGGAAGATTGGGAGTATTATTGGCAGGGGGGGTGAGATTGTTAAGCAATTGAGGGCTGAAAGTCAGGCAAAAATTCGTATTGGTGAAACAGTTCCAGGATGCGATGAGCGTATGGTGACCATATTTAGTTCTCGAAATCGGAATAATGAGACTGAAGCTGAGGAAGAGGAGATGAACTTTCTTTGTCCTGCACAAGATGCCCTTTTCCGGGTACACGATAGGATTGTTGCTGATGAGACACCTGGAGAGGAAGAGTCTGACCCTGAAAACCGAATCGTTACAGCTCGCATGCTTGTACCTGCTGATCAAATTGGATGCATTATTGGAAAGGGAGGGCAAATCATTCAGAACATGCGAAGTGAAACAGGCGCTCAGATTCGCATCTTGAAGAATGACCAGCTTCCTTCATGTGCGATGAACTCTGATGAACTTCTTCAG ATATCTGGAGACCAATCTGTTGTTAGAAAGGCACTCTATCAGGTTTCATCACGTCTGCATGATAATCCTTCGAGGTCACAGACCATGCTGTTTTCAAGCACAAACATGTATCCTGCTGGCGGCCAGTTTATGGGTCCTAACACACCTAACCCGATCATGGGCATTGCTCCTCTTTTAGCTCCTTTTGGTGGGTACAAGGGCGATGGTGGAGGGGATTGGTCACTTGGATCATCCAATCCCTTCTTTCCTGCTCCAGTTGTTAGGGATGAGAATTCTGCTAGGGAATTTGGTCTCCGTTTGGTATGCCCCACTGGCTATATTGGTGGTGTTATTGGAAAAGGTGGTGGTATTATTAAGCAGATAAGACAGGAGTCTGGAGCAATTATAAAAGTCGAGAGCTCTACCGCTGAAGAGGATTGTATAATATCGGTCTCAGCTCGGGAG TTCTTTGAGGATCCTGTATCAGCCACTATTGATGCTGCTGTTAGGCTTCAGCCAAGATGTAGTGAGAAGATTGAACGAGAATCCGGTGAGCTTTCATATACCACTCGCCTCCTTGTGCCAACTGCCCGCATAGGGTGCTTGATCGGCAAAGGTGGGTCAATCATAACTGAGATGCGGAGATTGACGAGGGCTAATATTCGTATATTTTCCAAGGAAAATCTCCCAAAGGTTGCTTCTGAAGATGATGAAATGGTGCAG ATAAGTGGGGAGCTTGATGTTGCTCGGAATGCCCTGGTTCAAGTGGCAATGCGGCTGAAGGCTAATTGTTTCGAAAGGGAAGGTGCACTGCCTTCATTCTCTTCTGCTGTTCCGTATCTTCCAATGGCAGGGGGTCCTCCTGAACCTATAAAATATGGGGGAATGACAGATGCTAAATCTTATGGAAGGGGATACTCTTATCCTAGTGGAGGTTCTTATGGAGGTCATAGTGATCTGCCCCGTTCTGAAACTTATGAAAGCTATGCAGGCAGCCAG GCTGGAAATGTCGGTGGTTATGGATCATATGGCGGATATACATCAGGCCGGTCAGGTAGTTCAGG GATTTCTGGTCAAACCCCTGTTTCCCATGGAAAACACGGTTATTAG